GCCGGGACCGGAGGGGTCAACAGAACCCGCGCCGTACCCCCCGGACGGACCGCTGACCTCGTCACGGAAGAGCGGACGGTCCTCGGCCGAACCGCTCTCGTCGGGCCGGCCCGACGCGCGGTGCCGCGCGGAGCCGCTGCCGCCCTCCTGGCGCGCGCTCTTGCCGAACAGCTTTCCAAACAACTTCACGGGCGATTCCCCTTGAACGAAATAGACCCGCCCGTGGGGCAGGACGAACCCTCGATGCACACACCGGCCCATCCGGACATCCTGTGAACGTCCGTGGCCTTCAGACAGTTTCCACCACACACCACACGCACGGTGCGTCGACCCCCCGCTACCTCATGCCCTCGCCGGGCACTCGACATACGCCTACGCCTCACTGCGATGACGACCGAGCGTAGTCAGGCCGCTTCGCCTCTCGCAAGGCGTCCACAATGATCTTCTCCTCACGGGTCACAGACACCTTGGCCTGCTCCTTTTCCAGCGTCTGAACCACTCCGCCGGGAATGTTCAGCGCCGGTTCGAGGTCCTCCGGCTTCCCGATGACCTTGAAGCGGAACGGCTGCGCGACGCGCTTGCCGTCGATCCCCACACCACCCTGAAGATCCGAGAGGGAGGTGTTCGCGACGACCCGGACGTCATTGACCTGGATGGCCTCGGCGCCGGCCGCCCGCAGCTCCTGGATGGTGTCCAGCAGCTTGTCCGCCTCGACGGAGTGCGTCGGGTCATCGATGGTCAGGTTGATGCCGGGCCCCTGCGCCGCGACGGTCCCGGCCAGCACACCCAGCTGCTGTTCCTTCTCCACGGTCTGTTTACGGGCCTCCTCGGCCTGGTCCGAGCTGTTCGCCAGCTCGGTCTTCTGCCCTTCCAGGCGCCGCTGTTCGTCGGTCAACCGCTGGGAGCGGTTGTCCAGCTCGTCCAGAATGCGCACCAAGTCTTCCTGGCGCGCACCCCGCAGCGCACTGCTGTCACTTGTGGAACGTACCTGAATCGCCAGACCGAGTCCGAGAATGAACAGGAGCAACGCGACGATCAGTTGAGCCCGGGTCAGCCGCGGCGGCCACAGGCTCGCCACCAGCCGCTCCCGACCGTTCTTCGGGCGCTCCGCACTCCCGTCATCGGCGATCACATCCGGAGTCGAGGAGTCTGCCCCTTTGTCCGTCTTCTGTCCAGCACTGTCCGGTTCCTGCGCTTCGGTCTCCTCTTCGGAGTCCGCCCGCTCCGGGATGCTCCGGCTCTCGGGCGGCATCGGCAGCCGGCCGGCCGGGCCCCTGTCCTGCCCCGCTTCCGGCCGGCCCGGCTCCGACCGCTCCGGCTCCGGCTGGTCCGGCTCCGACTCAAGCGCCTTCGACTCCGGCTCGGGCCGCTCCGCCCGCTCCGACTTCGCCACCGGCTCGGGCCGCTCCGCCCGCTCCGGCTGCACCGACTGCTCCGGCTTCTTCACCGGCTCCGGGGTCTCCTCGGTCGACATCCGCCTCACGCCCGGAAGACGTGCCGGCGGATCGCGGCGGCGTTGGAGAAGATCCGGATACCCAGCACCACGACGACGCCGGTGGAGAGTTGGGCGCCGACGCCCAACTTGTCGCCGAGGAAGACGATCAGCGCGGCGACGACGACATTCGACAGGAAGGAGACCACGAAGACCTTGTCGTCGAAGATGCCGTCCAGCATCGCGCGCAGACCACCGAACACGGCATCCAGCGCCGCGACGACAGCGATCGGCAAGTAGGGCTCGACCACCGTCGGCACCACGGGTCGGACGACAAGTCCGACCACGACTCCCACGATGAGGCCCAATACGGCGATCACGATGTGCCCTTCCCTGTGTCGGCGCCGTCCGCCTTGGCGGCACCGGCCTGTGGCTTTGCGGTACGTACGATCAAACTGGGCGCGGGCGGCAGCGTGACCTCGTTCTCCGCGGAAATCCTGGTACGTACGCCGTAGTTCTCCTGCAACACATGCAGGTACTGGCCATCGGCGCTGCCCTGGAACGCGGTGCTCAGCCGCTGCCCGTCCCCCACCGCCAGCACCGTATAAGGCGGCACCAGTGGCTTGTTGTCGACCAGTATGGCGTCTCCTGCGGCTCTGATCGCCGAGAGTGACGTAAGCCGCTGTCCATTGACGGAGATGGCCTCCGCACCGGACGCCCACAGGCCGTTGACCACGCGTTGCATGTCCCTGTCGCGTACCCGCCCCGTGTCCGAAAAACCACTGCTCTCGCGCGGACCGCCGCCATGGGACTCCGCGCCCTTGGCGTCGTCCACGACGAGCTTCACGCCGGGCCCGGTGGCCTGCGAGGAACCGGAGAGCAGAGCCAGCAGTTCGGCCTTGTCGCCGCCGTGCTTCTTCAGCGCCTCGCGCTGCATTCTGCTGACGTCGTCCCGGAGCGCATCGACCCGCTGCTGCTGCCGGTCCGCCTCGCCGGTGCCCTTCTGGATGCGGTTGATCAGCTCCGTACGCTCCTTGGCCAGCGTCGGTGCGGATATCCGCGCCTGCGCCGCCCCCACCGTCACCACGACCGCGGCGAGCACCAGACCGGCCGCGAGGCCCAACTTCGCCCGCAAAGTACGCGGCAGGCCGCGCACGCCGGCTTCGGACTTCCGCGCGGCGGCCTCGGCATATCCGTCGTCGAGGCTGTGATCCATCACATTGTTCAGCAGCGACATGGACGCATCGGGGCGCGCGGCCGGCGTGTTCGTGTTGCTCCGATCGGGGCGCTGCTGCGACATGCCGCACATCGTCGCACGTCCGCCGCACAGTCTCCCAATGGCCCCACCGGCGTGCCCGGGCACGACCCGCCGGCGGGGTCCGGGTCAGCGTCCTGCGCTGTCCACCACTGCGGACCACTCGTCCAGCAGCTGCTGGGCGGAGGCGTCATCGGGGCCTTCCGCCCACAAGTGGGTGACGGCCTCAGCGGGGTCGGGCAGCACCAGAACCCAGCGGCCGTCGGGCTCCACGACCCGTACGCCGTCGGTCGTGTCCACGTCCCGGTCACCGGCCGCCTCGACGACATGCCGCATGACGAGCCCCTTGACCGCCCAGGGAGTGGCCAGGTCACGGCGCTGGACATGCGCCCGCGGGATCCGGGCATCGATCTGGCTGAGCGTGAGCTGGGTGCGGGCCACCAGGCCGATCAACCGGACGAACGCCGCCGCGCCGTCGAAGACGCTGCTGAACTCGGGGACGATGAAGCCGCCCATGCCGTCCCCGCCGAAGACGGTGCCGTCTTCGCGTCCCACCCGGGTCAGATCGTCGGGCGACGTCGTCGTCCACTCCACCTGCGTGCCGTGGTACGCCGCCACCTGCTCGGCGATCCGGGTCGTGGTCACCGGAAGCGCCACCCGCCCGGTGCGCCGTTCGGCCGCGACCAGATCCAGCATGACCAGCAGCGCCCGGTCGTCCTCGATGATCCGGCCGCGCTCGTCCACGAGGGACAGCCGCTCGCCCACGGGGTCGAAGCGCACACCGAACGCCGCCCGTGCCGAGGCCACGATCTCCCCGAGCCGGACGAGCCCGGAACGCCGGGCGTCGGCCGTCTCGGTCGGCCGGGACTCGTCGAGCCCGGGGTTGATGGTCAGGGAGTCCACACCGAGCCGGCCCAGGAGGCTGGGCAGGACAAGGCCGGCACTGCCGTTCGAGGCGTCCACGACGACCTTCAGTCCCGCCTCGCCGATGCCCGTGATGTCCACGGCCCGCAACAGGCTGCCGGTATAGGAGTCGAAGACGCTGGCCGGGAAGATCAGATCACCGATCTCGCCGGGGAAGGCGCGACGGTACTCCTGGCGGGCGAAGACCCGGTCGAGCTTGCGCTGCCCGGCCTGCGAGAGGTCGGCGCCCCGCTCGTCGAAGAACATGATGTCGACGGAGTCCGGCACTCCGGGCGTCGTCCGGACCATGATGCCGCCGGCGCTGCCCCGGGCGGTCTGCTGGCGTGCGACCGGCAACGGGACGTTCTCCAGGTCGCGTACGTCGATGGCGCTGGCCTGAAGAGCGGAGATCACCGCGCGCTTCAGTGCCCGCGCGCCACGGGAGTGGTCTCGCGCGGTGGTGACCGTGGAGCCCTTCTTGAGCGTGGTGGCATACGCGCCCGCGAGCCGCACGGCGAGTTCCGGCGTGATCTCGACATTGAGAATCCCGGACACACCGCGGGCGCCGAACAGATGAGCCTGGCCGCGGGACTCCCAGATCACCGAGGTGTTGACGAACGCGCCGGCCTCGATGGTCTTGAACGGATAGACCCGCACATTGCCCTGGACGATCGACTCCTCGCCGATGAGGCATTCGTCGCCGATGACGGCACCGTCCTCGATCCGGGCGGCCCGCATGATGTCGGTGTTCTTGCCGATCACACAGCCGCGCAGATTGCTCTGCTGCCCGATGTAGACGTTGTCGTGCACCACGGCCCGGTGCAGGAACGCACCGCTCTTGACGACGACATTGGAGCCGACGACGGTGTGCTCGCGAAGCTCGGCTTCCGCTTCGATCTTGGCGTAGTCACCGATGTACAACGGGCCGCGGAGCACCGCGTCGGGGTGGACGTCGGCGCCCTCGGCGACCCATACGCCCGGCGAGATCTCGAAGCCGTCGATTTCGACATCGACCTTGCCTTCGAGCACATCGGCCTGGGCCTTCACATAGCTTTCGTGAGTGCCGACATCCTCCCAGTAGCCCTCGGCAATATAGCCGTAGATCGGCTTGCCTTCCTTCATGAGCTGCGGAAAGACATCGCCGGACCAGTCGACCGGCACATCGGGCTCGAAGTAGTCGAAGACCTCCGGCTCCATGACGTAGATACCGGTGTTGACCGTGTCGGAGAAGACCTGGCCCCAGGTGGGCTTTTCCAGGAAACGTTCGACCTTGCCGGCCTCGTCGACGATGGTGATGCCGAATTCGAGCGGGTTGGGCACCCGCGTGAGGCAGACGGTGACGAGGGCGCCCTTTTCCTTGTGGAACCGGATCAGATCGGTGAGATCGAAGTCCGTGAGGGCGTCACCGGAGATGACGAGGAAAGCGTCGTCCTTGAGGGCTTCCTCGGCATTCTTCACGCTGCCCGCGGTGCCGAGTGGCTTTTCCTCATTGGCATAGGTGAGCTCCATTCCGAGCTCTTCGCCATCGCCGAAGTAGTTCTTTACGAGCGAGGCGAGGAATTGCACGGTTACGACGGTCTCATTGAGACCATGCCGTTTCAGCAGCCTGAGTACATGCTCCATGATCGGCCTGTTGGCAACAGGAAGCAGGGGCTTGGGCATGCTGGACGTCATAGGGCGAAGTCGTGTTCCTTCGCCGCCGGCCATCACAACGGCCTTCATGTCGGAAGCGTCCTCCTCTAAGAGACGACGGTCTTGCCGACTTCACCTGTCCAAATCGCCCGCTGTTCCAGTTTTCTGGGTGCGGGCGCCGGGCCCTGGCACAACCTGCCGGTTCGGAAAGCTCAGTCGGCCGTGGTGTCCGCCCTGATGAGTCGACGGACCTGGACCACGTAGAGGATCCCTGCCCACCAGTAGAGCGCCGTACCCCATCCTGCGAACGCCCATCCGAAAACAGTGGCGAGTTCGTGAAGCCAGCCCTTCCTGTCGCTCAGGAGGAGCAACGGGAAGGCATACATCAAGTTGAACGTAGCCGCTTTGCCCAGGAAGTTCACCTGGGGAGGCCCGTAACCGTGGCGTCCGAGGAATCCGACCGCGATGAGCAGCATCAGTTCCCGTGCCAGCAGGGCCGCGGTGAGCCAGAGCGGCAGGATCTCGCGCCACGTCAGACCGACGAGGGTGGACAGGATGTAGAGGCGGTCGGCAGCCGGGTCGAGGATTCGCCCCAGACTGCTGATCTGGTTCCAGCGACGGGCGAGTTTGCCGTCCAGGTAGTCACTGACACCGCTCAGCGCGAGGATCAGGAGCGCCCAGACATCAGCGTTCGGGCCACCGAATTCCGGCCACAGGATCAGCCACAGGAACACCGGCACGCCAACGAGGCGCGCCATGCTCAGGACATTCGGGATGGTGAGGACGCGATCCGTCTGGACCCGCGTCTCCTGGACCTCCACGCGGGGGCCTCCTGTGGGGGAAATGTGCCAACGATGCCCCCTGACCTTACCTGCCCCGCCGGCCGTGCCATGCTCCGGGTCCCAAGATCACGAAAACGCAGAAAAGCCCCGCAAGAACCGAGGTTCTTGCGGGGCTTTTCTCAAAATTTGTTCGGCGGCGTCCTACTCTCCCACAGGGTCCCCCCTGCAGTACCATCGGCGCTGAAAGGCTTAGCTTCCGGGTTCGAAATGTAACCGGGCGTTTCCCTAACGCAATGACCACCGAAACACTATGAAGTTGACCAACCCGGCAAAGACACAGGTCGTTACTTCAGAACCTACACAGTGGACGCGAGCAACTGAGGACAAGCCCTCGGCCTATTAGTACCAGTCAACTCCACCCGTTACCAGGCTTCCATATCTGGCCTATCAACCCAGTCGTCTACTGGGAGCCTTAACCCCTCAAAGGGGGTGGGAGTACTCATCTCGAAGCAGGCTTCCCGCTTAGATGCTTTCAGCGGTTATCCTTTCCGAACGTAGCCAACCAGCCATGCCCTTGGCAGGACAACTGGCACACCAGAGGTTCGTCCGTCCCGGTCCTCTCGTACTAGGGACAGCCCTTCTCAATACTCCTACGCGCACAGCGGATAGGGACCGAACTGTCTCACGACGTTCTAAACCCAGCTCGCGTACCGCTTTAATGGGCGAACAGCCCAA
This Streptomyces decoyicus DNA region includes the following protein-coding sequences:
- a CDS encoding DUF881 domain-containing protein; this translates as MSTEETPEPVKKPEQSVQPERAERPEPVAKSERAERPEPESKALESEPDQPEPERSEPGRPEAGQDRGPAGRLPMPPESRSIPERADSEEETEAQEPDSAGQKTDKGADSSTPDVIADDGSAERPKNGRERLVASLWPPRLTRAQLIVALLLFILGLGLAIQVRSTSDSSALRGARQEDLVRILDELDNRSQRLTDEQRRLEGQKTELANSSDQAEEARKQTVEKEQQLGVLAGTVAAQGPGINLTIDDPTHSVEADKLLDTIQELRAAGAEAIQVNDVRVVANTSLSDLQGGVGIDGKRVAQPFRFKVIGKPEDLEPALNIPGGVVQTLEKEQAKVSVTREEKIIVDALREAKRPDYARSSSQ
- a CDS encoding small basic family protein, translating into MIAVLGLIVGVVVGLVVRPVVPTVVEPYLPIAVVAALDAVFGGLRAMLDGIFDDKVFVVSFLSNVVVAALIVFLGDKLGVGAQLSTGVVVVLGIRIFSNAAAIRRHVFRA
- a CDS encoding DUF881 domain-containing protein — protein: MSQQRPDRSNTNTPAARPDASMSLLNNVMDHSLDDGYAEAAARKSEAGVRGLPRTLRAKLGLAAGLVLAAVVVTVGAAQARISAPTLAKERTELINRIQKGTGEADRQQQRVDALRDDVSRMQREALKKHGGDKAELLALLSGSSQATGPGVKLVVDDAKGAESHGGGPRESSGFSDTGRVRDRDMQRVVNGLWASGAEAISVNGQRLTSLSAIRAAGDAILVDNKPLVPPYTVLAVGDGQRLSTAFQGSADGQYLHVLQENYGVRTRISAENEVTLPPAPSLIVRTAKPQAGAAKADGADTGKGTS
- a CDS encoding mannose-1-phosphate guanyltransferase; translated protein: MKAVVMAGGEGTRLRPMTSSMPKPLLPVANRPIMEHVLRLLKRHGLNETVVTVQFLASLVKNYFGDGEELGMELTYANEEKPLGTAGSVKNAEEALKDDAFLVISGDALTDFDLTDLIRFHKEKGALVTVCLTRVPNPLEFGITIVDEAGKVERFLEKPTWGQVFSDTVNTGIYVMEPEVFDYFEPDVPVDWSGDVFPQLMKEGKPIYGYIAEGYWEDVGTHESYVKAQADVLEGKVDVEIDGFEISPGVWVAEGADVHPDAVLRGPLYIGDYAKIEAEAELREHTVVGSNVVVKSGAFLHRAVVHDNVYIGQQSNLRGCVIGKNTDIMRAARIEDGAVIGDECLIGEESIVQGNVRVYPFKTIEAGAFVNTSVIWESRGQAHLFGARGVSGILNVEITPELAVRLAGAYATTLKKGSTVTTARDHSRGARALKRAVISALQASAIDVRDLENVPLPVARQQTARGSAGGIMVRTTPGVPDSVDIMFFDERGADLSQAGQRKLDRVFARQEYRRAFPGEIGDLIFPASVFDSYTGSLLRAVDITGIGEAGLKVVVDASNGSAGLVLPSLLGRLGVDSLTINPGLDESRPTETADARRSGLVRLGEIVASARAAFGVRFDPVGERLSLVDERGRIIEDDRALLVMLDLVAAERRTGRVALPVTTTRIAEQVAAYHGTQVEWTTTSPDDLTRVGREDGTVFGGDGMGGFIVPEFSSVFDGAAAFVRLIGLVARTQLTLSQIDARIPRAHVQRRDLATPWAVKGLVMRHVVEAAGDRDVDTTDGVRVVEPDGRWVLVLPDPAEAVTHLWAEGPDDASAQQLLDEWSAVVDSAGR
- a CDS encoding CDP-alcohol phosphatidyltransferase family protein; translation: MEVQETRVQTDRVLTIPNVLSMARLVGVPVFLWLILWPEFGGPNADVWALLILALSGVSDYLDGKLARRWNQISSLGRILDPAADRLYILSTLVGLTWREILPLWLTAALLARELMLLIAVGFLGRHGYGPPQVNFLGKAATFNLMYAFPLLLLSDRKGWLHELATVFGWAFAGWGTALYWWAGILYVVQVRRLIRADTTAD